A stretch of the Kushneria konosiri genome encodes the following:
- a CDS encoding MotA/TolQ/ExbB proton channel family protein, producing the protein MTRPLAGAALALMVGASLPASAAEQSAPSLEDIVQSYQQGAAQAQQRDLSRLDTLLDDREKLEQAVAQAEARQQKAQARRENLDSTRQRQEDAIASINERRSSEGNDLQPMFDRLRHEIDDTRDSLKNGWLTLGSDISLPSLDDSSIASIDDLEQYAQSMSQLIARSAQGEHMTLPVAGQNGNITQRDVVRLGAMSAFSGGDLLRAPDDGRPLAVAAHTPSKVSSELEALVDGNSDIMVLDPTNGEVLQALAQQPSLLERIKQGGVIGYITLALGAVGLLIALAQFAWLALVSARTRRQMHHFEHLRDDNPLGRVLKRFGQQQRYHEPEVLEARMDEMLLAEQPGLERGQAVVKVIAAIAPLMGLLGTVTGMIGTFQAITVFGSGDPKMMAGGISQALVTTVLGLVVAIPLLFANTALNSRSRSLMNLLERQASAHLADRMDEQQSGLEADTRRYGNAS; encoded by the coding sequence ATGACCCGACCTCTGGCGGGGGCGGCCCTGGCCTTGATGGTAGGCGCCTCCCTGCCGGCGTCGGCCGCCGAACAGTCTGCGCCGTCGCTTGAAGATATCGTCCAGAGCTATCAGCAGGGCGCAGCACAGGCGCAGCAGCGCGACCTGTCGCGACTCGACACCCTGCTCGATGATCGTGAAAAGCTGGAGCAGGCTGTGGCGCAGGCCGAAGCACGCCAGCAGAAAGCTCAGGCGCGTCGTGAGAACCTGGATAGCACACGTCAGCGTCAGGAAGACGCGATCGCCAGTATCAATGAGCGACGTAGCAGTGAGGGTAACGACCTTCAGCCGATGTTTGATCGCCTGCGTCATGAGATCGATGACACCCGCGATAGCCTGAAAAACGGCTGGCTGACGCTTGGCAGTGATATTTCCCTGCCGTCGCTGGACGATTCAAGCATCGCTTCTATCGATGACCTCGAGCAGTACGCGCAATCGATGAGTCAGCTGATCGCGCGCAGCGCTCAGGGTGAACACATGACGCTGCCGGTCGCCGGGCAGAATGGCAACATCACCCAGCGTGATGTGGTGCGTCTGGGGGCAATGAGTGCGTTTAGCGGGGGCGATCTGCTGCGTGCGCCAGACGATGGCCGGCCACTGGCCGTGGCTGCCCACACCCCGAGCAAGGTTTCAAGCGAGCTTGAAGCTCTGGTCGATGGGAATAGCGATATCATGGTGCTGGACCCGACCAATGGTGAGGTGCTGCAGGCGCTGGCCCAGCAGCCATCGCTGCTTGAACGGATCAAACAGGGCGGCGTGATCGGCTATATCACGCTGGCGCTGGGGGCGGTTGGTCTTTTGATCGCGCTGGCGCAGTTTGCATGGCTGGCACTGGTCAGCGCGCGCACTCGTCGCCAGATGCACCACTTCGAGCACCTGCGCGATGACAACCCACTGGGTCGCGTGCTCAAGCGCTTTGGTCAGCAGCAGCGCTATCACGAACCCGAAGTGCTTGAAGCCCGTATGGATGAGATGTTGCTGGCCGAGCAGCCGGGACTGGAGCGCGGTCAGGCGGTCGTCAAGGTGATCGCTGCCATTGCGCCGCTGATGGGACTTCTGGGAACGGTGACCGGCATGATCGGCACCTTTCAGGCCATCACGGTGTTTGGCAGTGGTGATCCCAAAATGATGGCCGGCGGTATCAGTCAGGCGCTTGTCACGACCGTGCTGGGTCTGGTCGTGGCCATTCCGCTGCTGTTTGCCAACACCGCGCTCAACAGCCGCAGCCGCAGCCTGATGAACCTGCTGGAGCGCCAGGCCAGCGCGCATCTCGCTGACCGTATGGATGAGCAACAGTCAGGGCTTGAGGCCGACACCCGACGTTATGGAAACGCATCATGA